The Theileria parva strain Muguga chromosome 1, complete sequence, whole genome shotgun sequence DNA window GTTGTAAAATCTGTAGAATATAAGAAAGGCAAGTTCCTTAACGCCCTAGACGAAGATTCCGCTACAAAAAATCAAATGATTCGTACAGTATTCAAAACTACCTACGGGGACCATACTCTCGTTGTAGAACAGCTCGCAGGTCTTATAGCAAGAAGAGTAGTTTGTGATTTAGACCCTGGTAACACTGTTAAACTCGGGTCCAGAATGGGAATAATTAAGTTCGGAAGTAGAGTTAATGTGTTCCTTCCAAAGGATATGAAGCCGCTAGTGTCCAAAGGCCAAAAGGTAAGAGCCGGCGAAACAATATTCGCATACATGGACCCCAGATTGAATACCAAGGAACTCACATACCACGTTTGTTGATAAGTTGTAATAATCTAATACACAGTTTGTATACATTGGTGTAATATATTCTAATAATTCTAAAATGTAGACAAGGAGTGAGTATAACATTAGGTGTATGTCCAGtttaaaatagtgtaatgTACAAATTCCCgtgtttaaatattaaaatacaattaGAATACTGGATTAATTAAAACGATGGAGAGAAATAGTCTAGAGCATCAGTGAAGCAAGGGCGTGAGTAACAGGGTGAGATGGTAATTTGTTAACAAGTTTAGGTAATAGCTCCCAGTGAACTCTGTCCTTGACAAAACGAACGAGATTCTCATCATGAGGTGGTAGAAATCCGGAAACAAGATTATGTCTAACCCAGTCACCAGTCTTAGGGTCCCTAACAAAGCCAGCAGCCCTGTTAGTCAAAAATCCTTCACCTTTAGGTAACCAAAATGTCAAATGAAGCGCATACCAAGTTTTGCAGTCAGAAAATGCGATTAGTTCTACGGTTTCCCCTTCTGTAGTATCTGGTACAGTAAATGAGAGAAAAACTGGTCTGACCCTGCCTGGAGTTGCAAATCCACCACTTAAATCTGAACCTAATTTAGGAACAAGATGCAAGAACCTGACAACATGAACATCATCAGGGTCTTTTTGCATAATAACTGAAACTGGAGTAGAAAACGCCACTCTGTTATCTAATGCACCAAACTTGCTCTCCGTGTCCAAAACAACAGGTTTAGAATATTCACGAGGTAAATCTTTTTCAACAGGTACAGAAGGTACAAAAGGTGGAGAAGGTTGTTTTGGTAAAACAGTTGACAATGGTACTTCTGTAGCAAGGTGACCAGCAAGTGCATATGTTTCTGGATGAGTTGGGAGTAGTTCAAGTAGTTTGGGCCTGAGTTCCCAATGAACCTTGTCCTTTACAAATTCAAAAAAGCTCAATTCATATAAATCTTTATCATTAAGAGTGGGTAGATAACGTTTATTCCAGTCACCAGTTTTGGGATCCTTTAAATAAGCAACAGCTCTTGAGGATGGAGCGGTGTAATTTGGAGCCCAAAAACTAACCATCTCAGCATGCCAAGTTTTGCAATCTGAAAAGCCTAAAAACTCTAAAAGTTCTTCGCCTTCAAACTGAGGAACAGTAAGTGGAAGAACGTGATTCTGAAGCATACCAGGGGTGGCCAAGCCTCCAGACAAATTTGCTCCTACTTTAGGAACCAAATATAAAAATCTAACCATCTGAGGGCCAGATTCTTTAGTTTCAACTCTAGCCGTGCCATGAACATGAAAAGC harbors:
- the psd gene encoding Phosphatidylserine decarboxylase, which produces MVYSPVSSHGFILLGLLSLLTSASLSFSYYASYFLLFLLVFVVYFFRDPKRSVPFDDSLVLSPADGTVTSVKVVDSPLGDGSKLTRISVFLSITNVHVNRSPVTGVVKSVEYKKGKFLNALDEDSATKNQMIRTVFKTTYGDHTLVVEQLAGLIARRVVCDLDPGNTVKLGSRMGIIKFGSRVNVFLPKDMKPLVSKGQKVRAGETIFAYMDPRLNTKELTYHVC
- a CDS encoding putative integral membrane protein; protein product: MGVFIFLWYIFTVGVFALPPFVHVPNSPVDLSKLFNGAESDKDRRIAFHVHGTARVETKESGPQMVRFLYLVPKVGANLSGGLATPGMLQNHVLPLTVPQFEGEELLEFLGFSDCKTWHAEMVSFWAPNYTAPSSRAVAYLKDPKTGDWNKRYLPTLNDKDLYELSFFEFVKDKVHWELRPKLLELLPTHPETYALAGHLATEVPLSTVLPKQPSPPFVPSVPVEKDLPREYSKPVVLDTESKFGALDNRVAFSTPVSVIMQKDPDDVHVVRFLHLVPKLGSDLSGGFATPGRVRPVFLSFTVPDTTEGETVELIAFSDCKTWYALHLTFWLPKGEGFLTNRAAGFVRDPKTGDWVRHNLVSGFLPPHDENLVRFVKDRVHWELLPKLVNKLPSHPVTHALASLML